Proteins encoded within one genomic window of Actinoplanes octamycinicus:
- a CDS encoding glycosyltransferase family 4 protein, with protein MARTLLVTNDFPPRPGGIQQFVHNLAVRQPAGSVVVYSSTWRGAAAFDAEQPFEVVREDTGMLLPTPRVARRAAELARAHGCDSVLFGAAAPLGLLAHGLRRDAGITRAVGITHGHEIGWAALPGARGLLRRIARGTDVITYLGDYQRTRLDRALHGLTELRRLAPGVDVDTFHPGVDGSAVRARHGLTGRPVVVCVSRLVPRKGQDMLIRALPQIRRRVPGAALLLVSGGPHRKTLARLAREHDVEADVIFTGSVPWAELPEHYAAGDVYAMPCRTRAAGLDVEGLGIVYLEASATGLPVVGGDSGGAPDAVREGETGYVVGGRDVPAIAARVAELLSDPDRAAAMGKAGRAWVEREWRWETQAARLQELLAPA; from the coding sequence ATGGCCCGCACCCTGCTGGTCACCAACGACTTCCCGCCCCGGCCCGGCGGCATCCAGCAGTTCGTGCACAACCTCGCGGTGCGCCAGCCGGCCGGCTCGGTGGTGGTCTACTCGTCCACCTGGCGCGGCGCGGCCGCCTTCGACGCCGAGCAGCCGTTCGAGGTGGTCCGGGAGGACACCGGGATGCTGCTGCCCACCCCGCGGGTCGCCCGGCGGGCCGCCGAGCTGGCCCGGGCGCACGGCTGCGACAGCGTGCTGTTCGGCGCGGCCGCCCCGCTCGGCCTGCTCGCGCACGGCCTGCGCCGGGACGCCGGGATCACCCGCGCGGTCGGGATCACCCACGGCCACGAGATCGGCTGGGCGGCGCTGCCCGGCGCCCGCGGCCTGCTGCGCCGGATCGCCCGGGGCACCGACGTGATCACCTACCTGGGCGACTACCAGCGCACCCGGCTGGACCGGGCGCTGCACGGGCTGACCGAGCTGCGGCGGCTCGCGCCCGGCGTCGACGTGGACACCTTCCACCCCGGCGTGGACGGCTCCGCGGTCCGCGCCCGGCATGGGCTGACCGGCCGCCCGGTGGTGGTGTGCGTGTCCCGGCTGGTCCCGCGCAAGGGGCAGGACATGCTGATCCGCGCCCTGCCTCAGATCCGCCGCCGGGTGCCGGGCGCCGCGTTGCTGCTGGTCAGCGGCGGGCCGCACCGCAAGACGCTGGCCCGGCTGGCCCGCGAGCACGACGTCGAGGCGGACGTGATCTTCACCGGCTCGGTGCCGTGGGCGGAGCTGCCCGAGCACTACGCGGCCGGCGACGTCTACGCGATGCCGTGCCGCACCCGGGCCGCCGGCCTGGACGTCGAGGGCCTCGGCATCGTCTACCTGGAGGCGTCGGCGACCGGCCTCCCGGTGGTCGGCGGCGACTCCGGCGGCGCGCCGGACGCGGTCCGCGAGGGCGAGACGGGCTACGTGGTCGGCGGCCGCGACGTGCCCGCCATCGCCGCTCGCGTGGCCGAGCTGCTGTCCGATCCTGATCGCGCCGCGGCGATGGGCAAGGCGGGCCGGGCCTGGGTCGAGCGCGAGTGGCGCTGGGAGACCCAGGCCGCCCGGCTCCAGGAGCTGCTCGCCCCGGCCTGA
- a CDS encoding NYN domain-containing protein — MSAPLEPDDRPVEEAASPGADVIPALLPEGSSSAVPEAPEPILPEPVRQRIMTLTAAALPGLPADEIPVALRRVARFAPNRRARLGGREIAAQLTADPLFRQRIGARIVTEAGDLGTAVTGGVAPAAADPVEVAALAYLARPDGWRDLVGAAGDVVRADADSAAQADRLRAAEQRATRAEHDRAVARVEADKLRDELARVREELGQLREEARSTAKALREAQAAQKRAADLLATEKGRAARAALDHEAEVRRMRSRLADAEASAATGKQAVKDARAVDDARLWLLLETIGQAASGLRRELALDPSDKLPADFVADAAADRPGAPERSRARAQDTDDPGRLDQLLALPRAHLIVDGYNVTKRGFADMSLEQQRKRLITGLGGIAAQTQDEVTVVFDGAERVHGLPPAPRGVRVLFSRKGTTADELIRQLVRAEPPGRPIVVVSSDREVADGVRRHGAYPMGADSLLRRLARS; from the coding sequence ATGTCCGCGCCGCTGGAACCCGACGACCGCCCCGTAGAGGAGGCGGCGTCCCCGGGTGCGGACGTCATTCCCGCGTTGCTGCCGGAGGGCTCCTCGTCCGCGGTGCCGGAGGCGCCCGAGCCGATCCTGCCGGAGCCGGTCCGCCAGCGGATCATGACGCTGACCGCCGCGGCCCTGCCCGGCCTGCCGGCCGACGAGATCCCGGTCGCGCTGCGCCGGGTGGCCCGCTTCGCGCCGAACCGGCGGGCCCGGCTCGGCGGCCGGGAGATCGCCGCCCAGCTCACCGCCGACCCGCTGTTCCGGCAGCGGATCGGCGCCCGGATCGTGACCGAGGCCGGTGACCTGGGCACCGCGGTGACCGGCGGGGTGGCCCCGGCCGCCGCCGACCCGGTCGAGGTCGCCGCCCTGGCCTACCTGGCCCGTCCGGACGGCTGGCGGGACCTGGTCGGCGCGGCCGGCGACGTGGTCCGGGCCGACGCGGACAGCGCCGCCCAGGCCGACCGGCTGCGCGCCGCCGAGCAGCGCGCCACCCGGGCCGAGCACGACCGGGCGGTGGCCCGGGTGGAGGCCGACAAGCTGCGCGACGAGCTGGCCCGGGTCCGCGAGGAGCTCGGCCAGTTGCGCGAGGAGGCCCGCAGCACGGCGAAGGCGCTGCGCGAGGCGCAGGCCGCGCAGAAACGCGCGGCTGATCTGCTGGCCACCGAGAAGGGCCGCGCCGCGCGCGCCGCTCTGGACCACGAGGCTGAGGTACGCAGGATGCGCTCCCGCCTGGCCGACGCCGAGGCCAGCGCGGCCACCGGCAAGCAGGCGGTCAAGGACGCCCGGGCGGTCGACGACGCCCGCCTCTGGCTGCTGCTCGAGACGATCGGCCAGGCGGCCTCCGGGCTGCGCCGGGAGCTGGCCCTGGACCCGAGCGACAAGCTCCCCGCCGACTTCGTGGCCGACGCCGCCGCCGACCGGCCGGGCGCCCCGGAGCGGTCCCGGGCCCGCGCCCAGGACACCGACGACCCGGGCCGGCTCGACCAGCTGCTCGCGCTGCCCCGCGCCCACCTGATCGTCGACGGGTACAACGTGACCAAGCGCGGCTTCGCCGACATGTCCCTGGAGCAGCAGCGCAAACGCCTGATCACCGGGCTGGGCGGGATCGCCGCGCAGACCCAGGACGAGGTCACCGTGGTCTTCGACGGGGCCGAGCGGGTGCACGGCCTGCCGCCGGCGCCGCGCGGCGTCCGGGTGCTCTTCTCCCGCAAGGGCACCACCGCCGACGAGCTGATCCGGCAGCTGGTCCGGGCCGAGCCGCCGGGCCGCCCGATCGTGGTGGTCTCCTCCGACCGGGAGGTGGCCGACGGGGTGCGCCGGCACGGGGCCTACCCGATGGGCGCCGACTCGCTGCTGCGCCGGCTGGCGAGATCCTGA
- a CDS encoding RelA/SpoT family protein, with protein MDVDAGHGAALGRALPAATSQAGSSSPLNFTRRLRSLLSFQGNDDDPVSTLARTHRAIHPSADVALLRRSYSIAESMHRGQFRKSGDPYITHPLAVAQICAELGMDTTTLVAALLHDTVEDTSYTLEALEGDFGPEVTHLVDGVTKFDKAFYGKAAEGETIRKMIVAAGKDVRVLVIKLADRLHNMRTLDARSPASRARIANATLDVLVPLCDRLGIQALKRDLDDVVLFHLEPDAYARIDEHVRNRPGWTEYVADVSAKARAALRRSRVDAEVTPRPRHYYSIWKDTVAGGHTVPLDLPRIAVVVDGPDTDCYAALGAIHGRWRPVAGRFKDFIASPKNNLYRSLHTTVVGPEGRLVEVLIRTETMHRYSEYGVATSYRYPKVSDEPPGADQLTWLKRVLDWQQDTTDAAEFLDSLRCDLAEAQITVFAHGNAYELPSGSTPVDLAYELGPQKGDQCLAATINGRLAPLSSPLRDGDVVEIFSENDGHVEVEPNAPRGPRKEWLGFVKSSQAQMQINRYFDERNEPGISIADKVRLGRATIGLTLRKHDRGLASEVPLRRLAEDLGYPDLETLLVAVCERTVEPDAVVEQLIAMVDHPD; from the coding sequence GTGGACGTCGACGCCGGCCACGGCGCCGCTCTCGGTCGTGCCCTGCCGGCCGCCACGTCCCAGGCCGGTTCGTCCAGCCCGCTGAATTTCACCCGGCGACTGCGGTCGCTGCTGAGCTTTCAGGGCAATGACGACGATCCGGTCTCGACTCTGGCCCGCACGCACCGCGCCATCCATCCGTCGGCCGACGTGGCCCTGCTGCGCCGCAGCTACTCGATCGCCGAGAGCATGCACCGCGGCCAGTTCCGCAAGTCCGGCGATCCGTACATCACGCATCCGCTCGCCGTCGCGCAGATCTGCGCCGAGCTCGGCATGGACACCACCACGCTGGTCGCCGCGCTGCTGCACGACACGGTGGAGGACACCAGCTACACGCTGGAGGCCCTGGAGGGCGACTTCGGCCCCGAGGTGACCCACCTGGTCGACGGTGTGACCAAGTTCGACAAGGCGTTCTACGGCAAGGCCGCCGAGGGCGAGACGATCCGCAAGATGATCGTCGCGGCCGGCAAGGACGTCCGGGTGCTGGTGATCAAGCTGGCCGACCGCCTGCACAACATGCGCACGCTGGACGCCCGCTCCCCCGCCTCCCGGGCCCGGATCGCGAACGCGACGCTGGACGTGCTGGTCCCGCTCTGCGACCGGCTCGGCATCCAGGCGCTCAAGCGGGACCTGGACGACGTGGTGCTCTTCCACCTGGAGCCGGACGCCTACGCCCGGATCGACGAGCACGTGCGGAACCGTCCCGGCTGGACCGAGTATGTCGCCGACGTCTCGGCCAAGGCCCGCGCCGCGCTGCGCCGTTCCCGGGTCGACGCCGAGGTGACCCCGCGTCCCCGGCACTACTACTCGATCTGGAAGGACACCGTCGCCGGCGGCCATACGGTCCCGCTCGACCTGCCCCGGATCGCGGTGGTGGTGGACGGGCCGGACACCGACTGCTACGCCGCGCTCGGCGCGATCCACGGCCGCTGGCGCCCGGTCGCCGGCCGCTTCAAGGACTTCATCGCCTCACCGAAGAACAATCTGTACCGCTCGCTGCACACCACCGTGGTCGGCCCGGAGGGACGCCTCGTCGAGGTCCTGATCCGCACCGAGACCATGCACCGCTACTCGGAGTACGGCGTCGCCACCAGCTACCGATATCCCAAGGTGTCCGACGAGCCTCCCGGCGCCGACCAGCTGACCTGGCTGAAACGAGTGCTCGACTGGCAACAGGACACCACCGACGCGGCCGAGTTCCTCGATTCGCTCCGATGTGACCTCGCCGAGGCGCAGATCACCGTCTTCGCCCACGGCAACGCCTACGAGTTACCCAGCGGCTCCACCCCGGTCGACCTGGCGTACGAGTTGGGCCCGCAGAAGGGCGACCAGTGCCTCGCCGCCACGATCAACGGACGTCTCGCCCCCCTCAGCTCCCCCCTTCGCGACGGTGACGTCGTCGAGATCTTCTCGGAGAACGACGGGCACGTCGAGGTCGAACCGAACGCGCCGCGCGGCCCCCGCAAGGAGTGGCTCGGGTTCGTCAAGTCGAGCCAGGCGCAGATGCAGATCAACCGCTACTTCGACGAGCGGAACGAGCCCGGCATCAGCATCGCCGACAAGGTGCGTCTCGGCCGGGCCACCATCGGCCTCACCCTCCGCAAACACGATCGCGGCCTGGCCAGCGAGGTGCCGCTGCGCCGGCTCGCCGAGGACCTGGGCTACCCCGACCTGGAGACCCTGCTGGTCGCGGTCTGCGAGCGCACGGTCGAGCCGGACGCGGTGGTGGAGCAGCTCATCGCGATGGTCGACCACCCGGATTGA
- a CDS encoding M48 family metallopeptidase has protein sequence MTPRWWALVAFGVLLVALVLVAALTVPWHRAPAPRADQVAALGQFPPEQVARARQFRAELRPGNYLGMALGLLVALLLGLTPLGARLVELAGRPFGDHWLARAVLGGLLVVLAGELLTVPLAAWRHTIVVRYGISTQSWAGWGADLAKSMLVGAVLGGLALAGFFTVTHFAPRWWWAFGAAGAAGLVVLLSFVLPVVVEPIFNRFTPMPDGPLRTELIQLAERDGVPVKDVLVADASRRTRAVNAYVSGLGPTRRIVVYDTMLTEATPDEVVSVTAHELGHAKDGDVLTGTILGALGAALAVIAVYLLGSWAGLLRLAGVDSIGEPRAIALLLAVATVAGLLTGPGQAFVSRHIEARADQHALDLTGDPQTFEAMQRRLGTVNLSDPDPPTWEFLMFASHPSTVQRMAAARAYARGER, from the coding sequence ATGACTCCCCGGTGGTGGGCCCTCGTCGCGTTCGGGGTGCTGCTCGTGGCGCTGGTGCTGGTCGCGGCGCTGACCGTGCCGTGGCACCGCGCTCCCGCGCCGCGCGCCGACCAGGTGGCCGCACTCGGCCAGTTCCCGCCGGAGCAGGTGGCCCGGGCCCGGCAGTTCCGCGCCGAGCTGCGGCCCGGCAACTACCTCGGCATGGCCCTGGGCCTGCTGGTGGCGCTGTTGCTCGGGCTCACCCCGCTCGGCGCCCGGCTGGTCGAGCTGGCCGGCCGGCCGTTCGGCGACCACTGGCTGGCCCGCGCGGTGCTCGGCGGCCTGCTCGTGGTGCTGGCCGGCGAGCTGCTCACCGTGCCGCTCGCCGCCTGGCGGCACACCATCGTGGTGCGGTATGGCATCTCCACCCAGTCCTGGGCCGGCTGGGGCGCCGACCTGGCGAAATCGATGCTGGTCGGCGCGGTCCTGGGCGGCCTGGCGCTGGCCGGCTTCTTCACCGTCACGCACTTCGCGCCCCGCTGGTGGTGGGCGTTCGGCGCGGCCGGCGCGGCCGGGCTGGTGGTGCTGCTCAGCTTCGTCCTCCCGGTGGTGGTCGAGCCGATCTTCAACAGGTTCACCCCGATGCCGGACGGCCCGCTGCGCACCGAGCTGATCCAGCTCGCCGAGCGCGACGGCGTCCCGGTCAAGGACGTGCTGGTCGCCGACGCGTCCCGGCGCACCCGGGCGGTCAACGCCTACGTCTCCGGCCTCGGCCCGACCCGGCGGATCGTCGTCTACGACACCATGCTCACCGAGGCCACGCCGGACGAGGTGGTCTCGGTGACCGCGCACGAGCTGGGCCACGCCAAGGACGGCGACGTGCTCACCGGGACCATCCTCGGCGCGCTCGGCGCCGCCCTCGCCGTGATCGCGGTCTACCTGCTCGGCTCCTGGGCCGGGCTGCTCCGGCTGGCCGGGGTGGACTCGATCGGCGAGCCCCGGGCGATCGCCCTGCTGCTCGCCGTGGCCACGGTCGCCGGGCTGCTGACCGGGCCGGGCCAGGCGTTCGTCTCCCGGCACATCGAGGCCCGCGCCGACCAGCACGCCCTGGACCTGACCGGCGACCCGCAGACCTTCGAGGCCATGCAGCGCCGCCTCGGCACCGTCAACCTGTCCGATCCTGATCCGCCGACCTGGGAGTTCCTGATGTTCGCCTCGCACCCGTCCACCGTGCAGCGGATGGCCGCCGCCCGTGCGTACGCCCGGGGCGAGCGCTGA
- a CDS encoding DEDD exonuclease domain-containing protein, producing MAQPAYVQGTLDTLLSADGSVDPAAVSLADTTFVVLDLETTGGAPDGGGITEIGAVKVRGGQQLGEFGTLVNPGVPLPPFITVLTGITEAMLRPAPPIETVLPALLEFLRGAVLVAHNAPYDVGFLKAACARHGYPWPAPRVLDTAALARRALTRDEVPNRKLGTLAHFFRSAVEPNHRALDDAKATVDVLHGLIERLGSYQVHTLGDAIEFAKAITPAQRSRRHLADNLPHVPGVYIFRAADDRPLYVGTSKDVATRVRSYFTAGEKRARISEMLTAAVRVEAVECAHALEAEVRELRLIASHAPPYNRRSKYPERVVWLKLTAEAFPRLSVVRKFADDGATYLGPFSSRRTAELAAAGVYDAVPLRQCNHKLSLRTKTPACALAELGRCPAPCEHEITPEEYDVRAALPFRVATSGDPGPVIEAILARIETLSDRQRYEEAATLRSRLIALLRALIRMQRLDALTRLPEIVAARRNDKGGWEIAVIRHGRLAAAATSPPREHPRPTLDAARLTAETVLPGPGPVPAASAEETERVLAWLERVDTRLVETSGDWVSPARGAARFAALLTRAEVAASAQDSTVRLSVTDRSDDARSLRL from the coding sequence GTGGCACAACCGGCTTATGTGCAGGGCACTCTGGACACGCTGCTGTCCGCCGACGGCTCGGTGGACCCGGCCGCGGTCTCGCTGGCCGACACCACGTTCGTGGTGCTCGACCTGGAGACCACCGGCGGCGCTCCGGACGGCGGCGGGATCACCGAGATCGGTGCGGTCAAGGTGCGCGGCGGCCAGCAGCTGGGCGAGTTCGGCACGCTGGTCAACCCGGGGGTGCCGCTGCCGCCGTTCATCACCGTGCTGACCGGCATCACCGAGGCGATGCTGCGCCCGGCCCCGCCGATCGAGACCGTGCTGCCCGCCCTGCTGGAGTTCCTCCGCGGCGCCGTGCTGGTCGCCCACAACGCGCCCTACGACGTCGGCTTCCTCAAGGCGGCGTGCGCCCGGCACGGCTACCCGTGGCCGGCGCCCCGGGTGCTGGACACCGCGGCGCTGGCCCGCCGCGCGCTGACCCGCGACGAGGTGCCGAACCGGAAGCTCGGCACCCTGGCCCACTTCTTCCGGTCCGCCGTCGAGCCCAACCACCGCGCGCTGGACGACGCCAAGGCCACCGTCGACGTGCTGCACGGCCTGATCGAGCGGCTGGGCAGCTACCAGGTGCACACCCTGGGCGACGCGATCGAGTTCGCCAAGGCGATCACCCCGGCCCAGCGCAGCCGCCGGCACCTGGCCGACAACCTGCCGCACGTGCCGGGGGTCTACATCTTCCGGGCCGCCGACGACCGCCCGCTCTACGTGGGCACCTCCAAGGACGTCGCCACCCGGGTGCGCAGCTACTTCACCGCCGGGGAGAAACGCGCCCGGATCTCCGAGATGCTGACCGCCGCGGTCCGGGTGGAGGCGGTGGAGTGCGCCCACGCGCTCGAGGCCGAGGTGCGCGAGCTGCGGCTGATCGCCTCGCACGCCCCGCCGTACAACCGCCGGTCGAAATACCCGGAGCGGGTGGTCTGGCTGAAACTGACCGCCGAGGCCTTCCCCCGGCTGTCGGTGGTCCGCAAGTTCGCCGACGACGGGGCGACCTACCTGGGCCCGTTCTCCTCGCGGCGCACCGCCGAGCTGGCCGCCGCCGGGGTCTACGACGCGGTGCCGCTGCGCCAGTGCAACCACAAGCTGTCGCTGCGCACCAAGACGCCGGCCTGCGCGCTGGCCGAGCTGGGCCGCTGCCCGGCCCCGTGCGAGCACGAGATCACCCCGGAGGAGTACGACGTGCGCGCCGCCCTCCCGTTCCGGGTCGCCACTTCGGGGGACCCCGGTCCGGTGATCGAGGCGATCCTGGCCCGGATCGAGACGCTCAGCGACCGGCAGCGCTACGAGGAGGCGGCCACCCTCCGGTCCCGCCTGATCGCCCTGCTGCGCGCGCTGATCCGGATGCAGCGGCTGGACGCCCTGACCCGGCTGCCGGAGATCGTCGCCGCCCGGCGCAACGACAAGGGCGGCTGGGAGATCGCGGTGATCAGGCACGGCCGGCTGGCCGCCGCTGCCACCTCACCACCGCGTGAGCACCCACGACCCACCCTGGACGCGGCCCGGCTGACCGCCGAGACGGTCCTTCCCGGACCGGGCCCGGTGCCGGCCGCGTCGGCCGAGGAGACCGAGCGGGTGCTCGCGTGGCTGGAGCGGGTGGACACCCGCTTGGTGGAAACCTCTGGCGACTGGGTGTCACCGGCTCGTGGCGCGGCGCGATTCGCCGCCCTCCTCACCAGGGCCGAGGTGGCCGCTTCGGCCCAAGACTCGACCGTTCGCCTATCGGTAACTGACCGTTCGGATGACGCTCGCTCGCTTAGGCTGTAA
- a CDS encoding NUDIX hydrolase, with translation MNISRQLRGLAYQVFYGLPLPVRRQVARAVSPKFLVGAVTVIRDSEAAEPGRVLLLRQPSSRGWGLPAGLLKRGEMPAVGAARELFEESGVRIEPGDLRPGNPNAILHPTAANVDLVWFGWVPASSTPLVVDGGEVLEARWWPLDDLPRLTWPTARLLGVYGLGPRAGELPPSVPVADAAPARPTSTP, from the coding sequence GTGAACATCTCTCGGCAGTTGCGCGGCCTGGCCTACCAAGTGTTCTACGGCCTGCCACTGCCGGTCCGCCGCCAGGTGGCCCGGGCTGTCTCGCCGAAATTCCTGGTCGGCGCGGTCACCGTGATCCGCGACTCGGAGGCCGCCGAGCCGGGCCGGGTGCTGCTGCTGCGCCAGCCGTCGAGCCGCGGCTGGGGTCTGCCGGCCGGGCTGCTCAAGCGCGGCGAGATGCCGGCCGTCGGCGCCGCCCGCGAGCTCTTCGAGGAGTCCGGCGTCCGGATCGAGCCGGGTGACCTGCGCCCCGGCAATCCGAACGCGATTCTGCACCCCACCGCGGCGAACGTGGACCTGGTCTGGTTCGGCTGGGTGCCGGCGTCCAGCACACCGCTGGTGGTGGACGGCGGCGAGGTCCTGGAAGCCCGCTGGTGGCCGCTGGACGACCTGCCCCGGCTCACCTGGCCGACCGCCCGCCTGCTCGGTGTCTACGGCCTCGGGCCGCGGGCCGGCGAGCTGCCGCCGTCGGTCCCGGTCGCCGACGCCGCCCCGGCCCGCCCCACCTCCACCCCGTGA